One genomic region from Streptomyces venezuelae encodes:
- a CDS encoding glutathionylspermidine synthase family protein, producing MKRHTIEPRPDWQQIVEEQGVVYPLTRYPDGSLRPYWDESAYYSFTLPEVEALEEVVEELHAMCLAAAEHIVEHDRFAELGITDPKLASLVAESWRRRDELPSLYGRFDLRYDGTGPAKMLEYNADTPTSLVEAASPQWFWMEERFPGADQWNSLHERLVDAWKRQAPLLPPGPVHFVHSDGDELGEDLMTVAYLRETAQQAGLDTEALSVERIGWDRLSRRFVDDRLRFIRACFKLYPWEWLTTDRFGKHVLATLDNGGGTGTTCWIEPAWKMLLSNKALLAILWELNPGHPNLLPAYLDGPRELASTTGWVAKPLLGREGAGVTLHEAGTEPFVRDGERCCYQELAPLADFDGNRVVLGAWVVENEAAGLGIRESAGLVTDEYARFLPHVIL from the coding sequence ATGAAGCGGCACACCATCGAGCCCCGGCCCGACTGGCAGCAGATCGTCGAGGAGCAGGGGGTCGTCTATCCCCTGACCCGCTACCCGGACGGTTCGCTGCGTCCGTACTGGGACGAGAGCGCGTACTACTCCTTCACCCTGCCCGAGGTCGAGGCGCTGGAGGAGGTCGTCGAGGAGCTGCACGCGATGTGCCTGGCGGCGGCCGAGCACATCGTCGAGCACGACCGGTTCGCCGAGCTCGGGATCACCGACCCGAAGCTCGCCTCCCTGGTCGCCGAGTCCTGGCGGCGACGGGACGAACTCCCGTCCCTCTACGGGCGGTTCGACCTGCGCTACGACGGTACGGGCCCGGCCAAGATGCTGGAGTACAACGCCGACACCCCCACCTCGCTGGTCGAGGCCGCGAGCCCGCAGTGGTTCTGGATGGAGGAGCGGTTCCCCGGCGCCGACCAGTGGAACTCGCTCCACGAGCGGCTCGTCGACGCCTGGAAGCGCCAGGCGCCGCTGCTGCCGCCGGGCCCCGTCCACTTCGTCCACTCGGACGGCGACGAGCTCGGCGAGGACCTGATGACGGTCGCGTACCTGCGCGAGACCGCCCAGCAGGCCGGGCTGGACACCGAGGCGCTCTCCGTCGAGCGGATCGGCTGGGACCGGCTCTCGCGCCGGTTCGTCGACGACCGGCTCCGCTTCATCCGTGCCTGCTTCAAGCTCTACCCCTGGGAGTGGCTGACCACCGACCGCTTCGGGAAGCACGTCCTCGCCACCCTCGACAACGGCGGCGGGACCGGCACCACCTGCTGGATCGAGCCCGCCTGGAAGATGCTCCTCTCCAACAAGGCGCTGCTCGCGATCCTGTGGGAGCTGAACCCCGGTCACCCGAACCTGCTCCCCGCCTACCTCGACGGTCCGCGCGAGCTGGCCTCGACCACGGGCTGGGTCGCCAAGCCGCTGCTCGGCCGCGAGGGCGCGGGCGTCACCCTGCACGAGGCCGGTACGGAGCCGTTCGTACGGGACGGGGAGCGCTGTTGCTACCAGGAGCTGGCCCCGCTGGCCGACTTCGACGGCAACCGGGTCGTGCTCGGCGCGTGGGTCGTCGAGAACGAGGCGGCGGGCCTCGGGATCCGGGAGTCGGCGGGCCTCGTCACCGACGAGTACGCCCGCTTCCTCCCGCACGTGATCCTCTGA
- a CDS encoding PLP-dependent aminotransferase family protein, producing the protein MANDWATFGADLHLELRGPRLRAGLMDALREAVRSGRLEAGTRLPSSRSLAADLGMARNTVADAYAELVAEGWLTARQGSGTRVARRTAPSRTVPSSPRPRPAAPARPGPPAAPAHDLKAGTPDLASFPRADWLKAYRRALTAAPNEAFGYGDPRGRIELRTALAEYLARARGVHVRPERIMVCAGFVHGLMLIGEVLRGRGVRDVAVESYGLDIHAGLLTRAGLGTPVLPIDGRGTRVEELTDSGAVLLTPAHQFPLGGALPPDRRAAVVDWARASGGLVLEDDYDGEFRYDRQPVGALQGLDPERVVYLGTASKSLAPGLRLGWMVVPEGLVGEVVAAKGVADWASSAPDQLAFAEFLGSGAYDRHVRAMRLRYRRRRDQLVEAVAAHSPATRVSGIAAGLHAVLTLPPGTEQDVLRAAAWHGLAVLGLNQFRRPGVKPDLDGLVVGYATPPDSGWQNALQALCRVLP; encoded by the coding sequence ATGGCGAACGACTGGGCCACTTTCGGGGCCGACCTTCACCTGGAGCTGCGCGGTCCGCGGCTGCGTGCCGGCCTCATGGACGCGCTCCGGGAGGCGGTCCGCAGCGGGCGCCTGGAGGCGGGCACGCGACTGCCGTCCTCCCGGTCGCTCGCCGCCGACCTGGGCATGGCCCGCAACACCGTCGCCGACGCCTATGCCGAGCTCGTCGCCGAGGGCTGGCTGACGGCCCGGCAGGGCTCGGGCACGCGCGTCGCCCGCAGGACCGCGCCGAGCAGGACCGTGCCCTCGTCCCCGCGGCCCCGGCCCGCCGCACCGGCGCGGCCCGGCCCGCCCGCGGCTCCCGCGCACGACCTGAAGGCCGGCACCCCCGACCTCGCCTCCTTCCCCCGCGCCGACTGGCTGAAGGCCTACCGGCGGGCGCTCACCGCCGCCCCGAACGAGGCCTTCGGCTACGGCGATCCGCGCGGCCGGATCGAACTGCGCACCGCACTCGCCGAGTACCTCGCCCGCGCGCGGGGCGTGCACGTCCGGCCCGAACGGATCATGGTCTGCGCGGGGTTCGTCCACGGCCTGATGCTCATCGGCGAGGTGCTGCGCGGCAGGGGAGTGCGGGACGTGGCGGTCGAGTCGTACGGGCTCGACATCCACGCCGGCCTCCTCACCAGGGCCGGCCTCGGGACCCCGGTCCTGCCCATCGACGGACGCGGCACGCGCGTCGAGGAGCTGACGGACTCCGGAGCCGTCCTCCTGACCCCGGCCCACCAGTTCCCGCTCGGCGGCGCCCTCCCGCCGGACCGGCGTGCGGCCGTCGTCGACTGGGCCCGTGCCTCGGGAGGCCTCGTCCTGGAGGACGACTACGACGGTGAGTTCCGCTACGACAGGCAGCCGGTGGGCGCGCTCCAGGGCCTGGACCCCGAGCGGGTCGTCTACCTGGGGACCGCGAGCAAGTCCCTCGCGCCCGGGCTGCGGCTGGGGTGGATGGTGGTGCCGGAGGGGCTGGTGGGTGAGGTGGTCGCCGCGAAGGGGGTCGCGGACTGGGCGTCCAGCGCGCCGGACCAGCTGGCGTTCGCCGAGTTCCTCGGCTCGGGGGCGTACGACCGGCACGTACGGGCCATGCGGCTGCGCTACCGGCGGCGCCGGGACCAGCTGGTGGAGGCGGTGGCCGCGCACTCGCCCGCGACGCGGGTCAGCGGCATCGCGGCGGGCCTCCACGCGGTGCTCACCCTGCCGCCCGGCACCGAGCAGGACGTCCTGCGCGCCGCTGCCTGGCACGGGCTCGCGGTCCTGGGCCTGAACCAGTTCCGGCGACCCGGCGTGAAACCGGATCTCGACGGCCTGGTGGTCGGGTACGCCACACCCCCGGACAGCGGCTGGCAGAACGCGCTCCAGGCCCTGTGCAGGGTGCTGCCCTGA
- a CDS encoding carboxymuconolactone decarboxylase family protein has product MTTTAADAAADKNAHEHAPRLALAERVPEFYRAMIRLETAAAKDVDPTLYHLIKIRASQVNRCAFCLDMHTKDALAEGETVERIVQLTAWEESRHFYTERELAALALTEAVTVLTDGFVPDEVYAKAAAHFDETELARVIAAIVTINAWNRIGVTTRLTPGHYTPRSS; this is encoded by the coding sequence ATGACCACCACGGCGGCAGACGCCGCAGCAGACAAGAACGCGCACGAGCACGCGCCCCGCCTCGCCCTCGCCGAGCGGGTCCCCGAGTTCTACCGGGCGATGATCCGGCTGGAGACGGCGGCCGCGAAGGACGTCGACCCGACCCTGTACCACCTGATCAAGATCCGGGCCTCGCAGGTCAACCGCTGCGCGTTCTGCCTCGACATGCACACCAAGGACGCGCTGGCGGAGGGCGAGACCGTCGAGCGGATCGTGCAGCTCACCGCCTGGGAGGAGTCCCGGCACTTCTACACCGAGCGGGAGCTCGCGGCCCTCGCCCTGACCGAGGCCGTCACCGTCCTCACCGACGGCTTCGTCCCCGACGAGGTGTACGCGAAGGCCGCCGCCCACTTCGACGAGACCGAGCTCGCCCGGGTCATCGCCGCGATCGTCACCATCAACGCCTGGAACCGCATCGGCGTGACGACCCGGCTGACGCCCGGCCACTACACCCCGCGCTCCTCGTGA